The Lycium barbarum isolate Lr01 chromosome 10, ASM1917538v2, whole genome shotgun sequence genome includes a region encoding these proteins:
- the LOC132613217 gene encoding uncharacterized protein LOC132613217, which produces MEARLWVLCDKKVSPRLKGKFYRVVVRPTLLYGAECWPVRTAHAQKMNVAEMRMLRWMCGHTRRDMIRNEVIRGKVGVAPVADKIRETRLRSFGHVKRRCEDVPVRRCERLAIAGVRTGVRDWLCR; this is translated from the coding sequence ATGGAGGCTCGCCTATGGGTACTGTGCGATAAGAAAGTGTCGCCAAGGCTTAAAGGTAAGTTTTACAGAGTTGTGGTTCGACCAACACTTttgtatggggcagagtgttggccagtcaggACTGCCCACGCTCAGAAGATGAATGTGGCAGAGATGAGGATGcttagatggatgtgtgggcatacaaGGAGGGATatgattaggaatgaagttataCGGGGTAAGGTTGGAGTGGCCCCTGTGGCGGACAAGATCAGGGAAACGAGGCTGAGATCGTTCGGTCATGTGAAGAGGAGGTGCGAGGATGtgccagtgaggaggtgtgagagattgGCTATAGCAGGAGTTAGGACAGGTGTGAGAGATTGGCTCTGCAGATAA